A portion of the Plasmodium relictum strain SGS1 genome assembly, chromosome: 11 genome contains these proteins:
- a CDS encoding cullin-like protein, putative yields the protein MDPNACRNFPVFYIKNKESVTIDNDVLSLSIKRFEEYINTCFSCLPYNELKSDNDSKFLIENFCEFFVFYNCDTIICSIIEKNCTIKTVDFFEKLEVKINNNEFKNGEDFLKFFTCIWDNFTSVIIHISDVLKSFSSYNKITCSNFYSPSYIFNELWRKYTNDFVNIKNYMIASVCEYLKWDKIYCEQNFYEYICMNIYDNSADINRNIDNIIDNSHINKRKNCSNLLKNEENKIRENDQNNLEQKEREVSNSCSFYSEPIKKENNTTNKINIKNNNDIDNMKNKKVLKINDKLLSMSLKIIDILGLYEEFEKAYTNETYMYYKEKIEYNCKHKLKTADGKDDDNYDLPIEIENYLCHEQMRSHKFLKEETEISILKMLKDLLIVEHKDILFRDSYIKYCIIFEKYDPLRILYLFSINLNTSDEFCNLFFNSVEALGVELINDLISKRNNINLLNESIIDLINFKLNIDRIIIMPFRYSTIFMKKWKEVFEHFLNKGMYAENYIPVILSIYLNNLLMMYNACIKKLRKYYLLNKKLMNEKNIKDDIIFEKKWNRYYNGEVTDNDGHYTITTDSDNLFAIKKYLKKRKKKRSVFDLNINNSNLDEIDQYLFKIEKLFKKYHEIGKNIMNIITIILSLFRYISDKEKFEKYYRTFMCKRLINDSNFNIILDIKVFKTLKKECGAQFTKKIEIILRDMKFTSKAMLKFYQDLPDNSIQLLKRKRYSVNIIFNESWEYENIENNIIYPQMIKLCNDFFFEFYRKCNKAKNIQFLPSLGLCTLKVNFGKIKKKYMNLQDNINNFDKNDNTHDKNFCDSNLKSNSITNYKKKKKFQFTVTILQAIVLLLFNEKYEYNIDEIKNLTGIPNENIIRYLKPLYSLEETNILIYDEINQTFKLNFSFRSNKKYLIVNYSDIIYKDHSVIPALTQEDNELEDKSLHIDAAIVKYLKTNGKSSERKICTFVKEKMNISSNEQIKNRITSLLNREFIFFKNNAYYYEV from the exons ATGGATCCTAATGCTTGCAGAAATTTTCcagttttttatattaaaaataaag AATCAGTAACTATAGATAATGATGTTTTATCATTGAGCATAAAAAGATTTgaagaatatattaatacatGTTTTAGTTGTTTGCCctataatgaattaaaatctGATAATGATAGCAAATTTTTGATTGAAAATTTTTGtgaattttttgttttttacaACTGTGATACAATAATATGTTcaataattgaaaaaaattgtacAATTAAAACAGTtgatttttttgaaaaactagaagttaaaataaataataatgaattcAAAAATGGAgaagattttttaaaattttttacatgTATATGGGATAATTTTACTTCAGTTATAATTCATATATCAGATGTATTAAAATCGTTTAGttcttataataaaattacatgttcaaatttttattctccttcttatatatttaatgagTTATGGAGAAAATATACCAACGATTttgttaatataaaaaattatatgattgCTAGTGTAtgtgaatatttaaaatgggataaaatatattgcgaacaaaatttttatgaatatatatgcatGAATATATACGATAATTCTGCAGAtattaatagaaatataGATAACATTATTGATAATAGTCATATaaataagagaaaaaattGCAGTAATTtgttaaaaaatgaagaaaataaaataagagaGAATGatcaaaataatttagaacAAAAAGAACGTGAAGTAAGTAATAGTTGTAGCTTCTATTCAGAACCCattaaaaaagagaataatacaactaataaaattaacattaaaaataataatgacatagataatatgaaaaataaaaaggttttaaaaataaatgataagCTATTATCTATGAGCTTAAAGATTATAGATATATTAGGTTTATATGAAGAATTTGAAAAAGCATACACAAATGAAACATATATGTactataaagaaaaaatagaatacaATTGTAAgcataaattaaaaacagCAGATGGTAAGGATGATGATAATTATGATTTGCCAAttgaaatagaaaattacTTATGTCATGAACAAATGAGGAGccataaatttttaaaagaagaaactgaaatttctattttaaaaatgttaaaagaTCTTTTAATTGTTGAGCataaagatattttatttagggattcatatataaagtattgtattatttttgaaaaatatgatCCACTaagaatattatatttattttctataaatttGAATACATCTGATGAattttgtaatttattttttaattcagtAGAAGCGTTGGGTGTAGAACTTATTAACGATTTAATtagtaaaagaaataatataaatttattaaatgaatcAATTATTGATCtgataaattttaaattaaatattgaCAGAATTATTATCATGCCATTCAGATATTCTACAATTTTCATGAAGAAATGGAAGGAAGTATTtgaacattttttaaataaaggtATGTATGCTGAAAATTACATTCCTGTTATACTtagtatatatttaaataatttattaatgatGTATAATGCatgtataaaaaaacttcgaaaatattatttattaaacaaaaaactaatgaatgaaaaaaatattaaagatgATATAatctttgaaaaaaaatggaatagATACTACAATGGCGAAGTAACTGATAATGATGGTCATTACACAATTACCACGGATAGTGATAACTTATTtgcaataaaaaaatatttaaaaaaaagaaaaaagaaaagaagtgtttttgatttaaatattaataatagtaatcTTGATGAAATAGATCAGTATTTATtcaaaatagaaaaattatttaaaaaatatcatgAAATTGggaaaaatattatgaatataataacaATTATTCTTAGTCTTTTTAGATATATAagtgataaagaaaaatttgaaaaatattatagaaCTTTTATGTGTAAACGATTAATAAATGAttcaaattttaatattattttagatattaaagtttttaaaacattaaaaaaagaatgtgGTGCTcaatttactaaaaaaattgaaataattttaaggGATATGAAATTTACATCAAAAGCTATGCTTAAATTTTATCAAGATTTACCAGATAATTCAAtacaattattaaaaagaaaaaggtattctgtaaatattatttttaatgaatcaTGGGAATATGAAAACATAGAAAACAATATTATTTATCCACAGATGATAAAATTATgcaatgattttttttttgaattttataGAAAGTGCAACAAAGCAAAAAACATTCAATTTTTACCTTCTTTAGGTTTATGCACCTTAAAAGTAAACTttggaaaaataaaaaaaaaatacatgaaTCTTcaagataatataaataattttgataaaaatgacAACACACATGATAAGAATTTCTGCGATAGCAATTTAAAATCTAATAGTATCACCAATtataagaagaaaaaaaaatttcaatttaCAGTGACTATATTACAGGctattgttttattattatttaatgaaaaatatgaatacaatatagatgaaataaaaaatttaactgGGATtccaaatgaaaatataatacgTTACTTAAAACCTCTATACAGCTTAGAAGaaacaaatattttaatatatgacGAAATAAATCAaacttttaaattaaatttttcatttcgaTCAAACAAAAAATACTTAATAGTTAATTATTCagatataatttataaagatCATTCAGTTATTCCTGCTTTAACGCAGGAGGATAATGAATTAGAAGACAAAAGTTTACATATTGATGCAGCTATTGTTAAATATTTGAAAACTAATGGAAAGTCATcagaaagaaaaatatgcACTTTTGTTAAAGAAAAGATGAATATAAGCTCAAAtgaacaaattaaaaatagaataacttctttattaaatagagaatttatattttttaaaaataatgcaTATTACTATGAAGTTTAA